The DNA sequence CTCTAAAACTTATCTGTGTTGCCGCAACTGGGATGAACAATGTGGACATTGATGCCGCAAAAAAGAGAGGCATTGAGGTAAAGAACGTCTCAGGATACTCAACCGATTCCGTTATTCAGCACACTTTTTCTATGCTATTTTACCTTGTTGGACACCCCAGATATTATGATGAGTATGTAAAAGATGGCTCTTACGCAAAAAGCCAAATCTTTACAGATGTCTCACAACCGTTTTTTGAGATCAAGGGTAAAAGATGGGGAATCATAGGCTTGGGTGAGATCGGACGCGGCGTTGCAAGGGTGGCAGAGGCGTTCGGCGCAGATGTCTGTTACTTCTCCACAAGCGGCAAGAACTCAAATGCAGAGTACAAGCAAGTTGAACTTGAAGAGCTTTTAAAAAGATCTCATATTATCTCCATACATGCACCGCTAAATGATAAAACAGCGAATCTTTTAGGTTATGAACAGTTGTTAATGTGCAGAGAAGAAGCTGTGGTTCTAAATCTTGGACGTGGCGGTATCATCGATGAGGCGGCAGTTGCGAGAGTAGTTGATGAGAAAAATATCTCTTTTGGTCTAGATGTTCTTAGTCGTGAGCCGATGGAAGAGAGCCATCCGCTCTTAAGCGTAAAAAACAGAGACAACCTCTACATAACACCGCATATTGCATGGACAAGCGTTGAAGCGAGACAGAAGCTTATAGCGGGCGTTATAGAAAATATCAAATCATCAATAAGCAGATAACATAGCGGAGCTTACTCTTTTTCTATCCGCTTTCTTAGCGGCTACTATATTCCCTTTTAGTTCTGAGGTTGCTTTTGTCGCAGCTCTCTCAAGTGGTATGCCTGAGTTAAACGCACTCCTTTTTGCCTCAAGCGGAAATATTCTTGCAATCATTGTGAACTACTTTTTGGGCTACCTGCTTTACGAGAAGAGTAAAACAAAGCTTTTGGCATCCAAAACGGGTGCAAAAGCCTACGGTTACGGACATAAATACGGCTACTATGCACTTCTTCTCTCATGGCTTCCTGTTATCGGCGATCCTCTCACACTTGTTGCCGGTGTCGCCAGGCTAAGGTTTATTTGGTTTGTTTTAATTGCAGGAAGTTTGAGGATAGCAAGGTACTACTTTTTGACTCTTGTGGTATAATCTACTACATTCAAAAATTCGGAATTTGATGAAATATATATTTACTCTTATGCTAATTGTTGCTTCTCTTTGTGCCGCTGCAAAACCTATGCAGAAGGTATCTCTGCAACTTCAATGGCTTGACCAGTTTCAGTTTGCGGGATACTATATGGCAAAAGAGAAGGGTTTTTACGCAGATGCCGGCTTTGATGTAGAGATAAAAAAGTTTACTAATGAAACAGATGTAATAGGTGATGTTTTAAGCGGAAAAACAACATACGGCATAGGGCGTTCAAGCCTAATCTGGAGCTATGCAAGAGGAGAAGAGATCTCTCTTCTGAGCGCAATATTTCAATCCTCACCCCTCACACTCATAGCACTGAAAACCTTAAATATAGAGAA is a window from the Sulfurimonas crateris genome containing:
- a CDS encoding D-2-hydroxyacid dehydrogenase, with the translated sequence MKIVILDALTFGDTSLGGFFKLGDVDVFQTTSPQQTQERITHADVIVTNKVVITSEHISNSPALKLICVAATGMNNVDIDAAKKRGIEVKNVSGYSTDSVIQHTFSMLFYLVGHPRYYDEYVKDGSYAKSQIFTDVSQPFFEIKGKRWGIIGLGEIGRGVARVAEAFGADVCYFSTSGKNSNAEYKQVELEELLKRSHIISIHAPLNDKTANLLGYEQLLMCREEAVVLNLGRGGIIDEAAVARVVDEKNISFGLDVLSREPMEESHPLLSVKNRDNLYITPHIAWTSVEARQKLIAGVIENIKSSISR
- a CDS encoding DedA family protein, which encodes MNYFLGYLLYEKSKTKLLASKTGAKAYGYGHKYGYYALLLSWLPVIGDPLTLVAGVARLRFIWFVLIAGSLRIARYYFLTLVV